The genomic DNA GATTGATACGGGAAATAGACCGTAGTATAGTCAAAATTAGGAAATTCTATTTTTTCATTTGAGCAAGAAGTCAAAACCGAAAAAATAATCAACAACAAATAAATAATCTTTTTCATCTTATCAAATATTATAGTTAAGTATGATTACCAACCCTTATTTTGAATTAAGTCAGACTTCAACATTTCCGTATAAGGTACTGGCCCATAATACATATAATCTTTAAACGACCTGTTTTCAACATCTTTCTTGGTAAAGGTTGTCCCCTTTATGATCACCCCTTTAGCTGTTTGGGTGATATCCTCTTTCCAGCGGCGTAAATCCCAGAAACGGAAACCTTCAAAACACAACTCTAATCTGCGTTCATTATGTATCAGGATTCGCATATTTTCTTTGGTGGTAATGGAAGCCAAATAATTATCGGGCTGCGAAATTCCCGCCCTCTTTCTTATAGCAGCAATAACATCACGGGCAGAATAGCCATGGGTTCCGGACCCATCAGGGCCCCAGGCCTCATTGGCTGCCTCGGCATAATCAAGATAAATCTCGGTATACCTGATATAAGGGACATAATGATACTGCGACTGAGTTGATGACGGGTTAACATTAACATCTTCGCGAATGAGTTTTTTCATGTAATACCCGGTTCTGGTTGATGTTTTGATTGAATCCACAGCATCATTTCCTGAGCCCACAGAGGTATGAATGGTTGTCCCCCTCAGGGAATTTCCGTCATAAATAATATAGGCTGCTAATCTGGGATCACGGTTGGCATAAGGATGTTGAGGATCATAATTACTGGCAGGATCGGTTATAGGATAGCCGTTGGCCATCGGAAAAGCATCCACCAAATTCTGAGTAGGATTAATTTGTCCACTTCCATATTGAGAGGGAGGAAAAACATTTGCCTCCAGTGAAGACGAATTACTTTTGCTTGCTCTCCACAACATTTCCTTCTGATCATTATCATTATCCCCGGAAATGTCGATGGCATTAATCTGTTCTTTTGTATAAAAAATATTACCCTTGGGGTCAAGTCCGCTTACTCCGCCAATCAGGTCCAAAACATTGGCAGCATGATCAGCAGCATCAGACCATGAACCGGTTCCAAAAGCAGGACTGGCAGCAAGCAAAGCAACTTTTGCCCTTATGGCTTTTACAATACGGGCAGTAATTCTCTGTTTAAAAGCTTTCCCATAAACTCTGTTATATTGCTCTACACTTCCATTACTATAACGGGATGGAACTTGTGACATACTGGTATATTTCTTAAAGTCTAAAGGCAGCAATGCTTCGGCTTTGTTTAAATCGCTATAAATCTGACTTACACAATCCGAGAATTTATTGCGAGGTTTCTTAAAATCAGCATCCTGATATACATCAGTCAAAATAGGTGCTCCAAGTAAATCACCAGCCTGACTATAACCTCCATGGGCCGTTAGAATGAAATACATATGTAAGGCACGAAGTGCATAAGCTTCCCCTTTGTTTCTGTCATTAAACATTCTGGAGACAATTGTATCAGAAGACCAATTTACTTTATCACTATTTGCAAGAAACAGATTCAAATAATTAATTGCTTTTAAAGAATTAGTCCACTGTTCCGTAGGATTATTTTGAGAAGTCCACTGGCCAGTAGCCATAGCCAAATAGCCGTTACTCTTAACATTTGTCACAGCATCATCGGTGGCCACATCATTAAAAGAATAATTATTTATGGGAAGAAGCATATAGCCATTCATTAACACACCTTCGGCAAAATTCGCGTCAGCATATAAACCGCTCAGACCACGATGGTTGTCGTCGGCAGGAGACAACAAATCTGTACAACCGGCGAATATCATTGCGATCATAAAAAATATCAAAATATTTTTATTCATACCTTTTAATTTTTAATTTAAGTCCCTAAGCTTAAAAATTAGCTCTAACTCCTAAGTTATAATATCTAAACTGAGGTGCACTTCCTATATTCAAATCAAGGATACTTCTGCTTTTGGAGATAGTAAACAAATTAGATCCATAGAGATAGACGCCCAGCTCCCTGATAAAGGTTTTTGCCAGAATATCTTTGGGCAATTCGTATGAAAGCTGAACCTTATCTATATTGAACCTGTCGGTTTTATATAACCAGAAATCAGA from Bacteroidota bacterium includes the following:
- a CDS encoding RagB/SusD family nutrient uptake outer membrane protein, with amino-acid sequence MNKNILIFFMIAMIFAGCTDLLSPADDNHRGLSGLYADANFAEGVLMNGYMLLPINNYSFNDVATDDAVTNVKSNGYLAMATGQWTSQNNPTEQWTNSLKAINYLNLFLANSDKVNWSSDTIVSRMFNDRNKGEAYALRALHMYFILTAHGGYSQAGDLLGAPILTDVYQDADFKKPRNKFSDCVSQIYSDLNKAEALLPLDFKKYTSMSQVPSRYSNGSVEQYNRVYGKAFKQRITARIVKAIRAKVALLAASPAFGTGSWSDAADHAANVLDLIGGVSGLDPKGNIFYTKEQINAIDISGDNDNDQKEMLWRASKSNSSSLEANVFPPSQYGSGQINPTQNLVDAFPMANGYPITDPASNYDPQHPYANRDPRLAAYIIYDGNSLRGTTIHTSVGSGNDAVDSIKTSTRTGYYMKKLIREDVNVNPSSTQSQYHYVPYIRYTEIYLDYAEAANEAWGPDGSGTHGYSARDVIAAIRKRAGISQPDNYLASITTKENMRILIHNERRLELCFEGFRFWDLRRWKEDITQTAKGVIIKGTTFTKKDVENRSFKDYMYYGPVPYTEMLKSDLIQNKGW